In one window of Lynx canadensis isolate LIC74 chromosome A3, mLynCan4.pri.v2, whole genome shotgun sequence DNA:
- the CCT7 gene encoding T-complex protein 1 subunit eta isoform X1, with the protein MMPTPVILLKEGTDSSQGIPQLVSNISACQVIAEAVRTTLGPRGMDKLIVDGRGKATISNDGATILKLLDVVHPAAKTLVDIAKSQDAEVGDGTTSVTLLAAEFLKQVKPYVEEGLHPQIIIRAFRTATQLAVNKIKEIAVTVKKEDKVEQRKLLEKCAMTALSSKLISQQKAFFAKMVVDAVMMLDDLLQLKMIGIKKVQGGALEESQLVAGVAFKKTFSYAGFEMQPKKYNNPMIALLNVELELKAEKDNAEIRVHTVEDYQAIVDAEWNILYDKLERIHHSGAKVVLSKLPIGDVATQYFADRDMFCAGRVPEEDLKRTMMACGGSIQTSVNALSADVLGRCQVFEETQIGGERYNFFTGCPKAKTCTIILRGGAEQFMEETERSLHDAIMIVRRAIKNDSVVAGGGAIEMELSKYLRDYSRTVPGKQQLLIGAYAKALEIIPRQLCDNAGFDATNILNKLRARHAQGGMWYGVDINNEDIADNFEAFVWEPAMVRINALTAASEAACLIVSVDETIKNPRSTVDAPPAAGRGRGRGRPH; encoded by the exons CCCACACCAGTTATCCTGTTGAAAGAGGGGACTGATAGCTCCCAAGGCATCCCCCAGCTTGTAAGTAACATCAGTGCCTGCCAGGTGATTGCAGAAGCTGTAAGAACCACCCTGGGCCCTCGTGGCATGGACAAGCTGATCGTAGATGGCCGAG GCAAAGCAACGATTTCTAATGATGGGGCCACAATTCTGAAACTCCTTGATGTTGTTCATCCTGCAGCAAAGACGTTAGTGGACATTGCCAAGTCCCAAGATGCTGAG GTCGGTGACGGCACCACCTCAGTGACCCTGCTGGCTGCAGAATTTCTGAAGCAGGTGAAACCCTATGTGGAGGAAGGTTTGCACCCACAGATCATCATCCGAGCTTTCCGCACTGCCACCCAGTTG GCAGTTAACAAGATCAAAGAGATTGCTGTGACCGTGAAGAAGGAAGACAAAGT GGAGCAGAGGAAGCTGCTGGAGAAATGTGCCATGACCGCTCTGAGCTCCAAGCTGATTTCCCAGCAGAAAGCCTTCTTCGCTAAGATGGTGGTGGATGCAGTGATGATGCTCGATGATCTGTTGCAGCTTAAAATGATTGGAATCAAAAAGGTGCAGGGTGGTGCCCTAGAG gagtCCCAGCTAGTAGCTGGCGTCGCGTTCAAGAAGACTTTCTCTTACGCTGGGTTTGAAATGCAACCCAAAAAGTACAATAATCCAATGATTGCCCTTTTAAATGTTGAGCTTGAGCTGAAAGCTGAGAAAGATAATGCTGAAATCAGAGTCCACACAGTTGAG GATTATCAGGCAATTGTTGATGCTGAGTGGAACATTCTCTATGACAAGTTAGAGAGGATCCATCACTCCGGAGCCAAAGTCGTCTTGTCCAAACTCCCCATCGGGGATGTGGCCACCCAGTACTTTGCCGACAGGGACATGTTCTGTGCTGGCCGAGTGCCAGAGGAGGATCTGAAGAGGACAATGATG GCCTGTGGAGGCTCCATCCAGACCAGTGTGAATGCTCTGTCAGCAGATGTGCTGGGCCGCTGCCAGGTCTTTGAAGAGACCCAGATTGGGGGCGAGAG GTATAATTTCTTCACTGGCTGCCCCAAGGCCAAGACTTGTACTATCATCCTCCGTGGTGGTGCTGAGCAGTTCATGGAGGAGACGGAGCGGTCCCTGCACGACGCCATCATGATTGTCAGGAGGGCCATCAAG AACGATTCAGTGGTGGCTGGTGGCGGGGCCATTGAGATGGAGCTCTCCAAGTACCTGCGGGATTACTCAAGGACCGTTCCAGGAAAACAGCAGCTGTTAATTGGGGCATATGCCAAGGCCTTGGAAATTATCCCACGCCAGCTGTGTGACAATGCTGGCTTTGATGCCACGAACATCCTCAACAAGCTGCGAGCTCGGCATGCTCAG GGGGGCATGTGGTATGGAGTGGACATCAACAACGAGGACATTGCTGACAACTTTGAGGCCTTCGTGTGGGAGCCAGCTATGGTGCGCATCAATGCCCTGACCGCAGCCTCTGAGGCTGCCTGCCTTATCGTGTCGGTAGatgaaaccatcaaaaacccTCGCTCAACGGTGGACGCTCCCCCAGCtgcgggccggggccggggccggggccgcccCCACTGA
- the CCT7 gene encoding T-complex protein 1 subunit eta isoform X2 — translation MDKLIVDGRGKATISNDGATILKLLDVVHPAAKTLVDIAKSQDAEVGDGTTSVTLLAAEFLKQVKPYVEEGLHPQIIIRAFRTATQLAVNKIKEIAVTVKKEDKVEQRKLLEKCAMTALSSKLISQQKAFFAKMVVDAVMMLDDLLQLKMIGIKKVQGGALEESQLVAGVAFKKTFSYAGFEMQPKKYNNPMIALLNVELELKAEKDNAEIRVHTVEDYQAIVDAEWNILYDKLERIHHSGAKVVLSKLPIGDVATQYFADRDMFCAGRVPEEDLKRTMMACGGSIQTSVNALSADVLGRCQVFEETQIGGERYNFFTGCPKAKTCTIILRGGAEQFMEETERSLHDAIMIVRRAIKNDSVVAGGGAIEMELSKYLRDYSRTVPGKQQLLIGAYAKALEIIPRQLCDNAGFDATNILNKLRARHAQGGMWYGVDINNEDIADNFEAFVWEPAMVRINALTAASEAACLIVSVDETIKNPRSTVDAPPAAGRGRGRGRPH, via the exons ATGGACAAGCTGATCGTAGATGGCCGAG GCAAAGCAACGATTTCTAATGATGGGGCCACAATTCTGAAACTCCTTGATGTTGTTCATCCTGCAGCAAAGACGTTAGTGGACATTGCCAAGTCCCAAGATGCTGAG GTCGGTGACGGCACCACCTCAGTGACCCTGCTGGCTGCAGAATTTCTGAAGCAGGTGAAACCCTATGTGGAGGAAGGTTTGCACCCACAGATCATCATCCGAGCTTTCCGCACTGCCACCCAGTTG GCAGTTAACAAGATCAAAGAGATTGCTGTGACCGTGAAGAAGGAAGACAAAGT GGAGCAGAGGAAGCTGCTGGAGAAATGTGCCATGACCGCTCTGAGCTCCAAGCTGATTTCCCAGCAGAAAGCCTTCTTCGCTAAGATGGTGGTGGATGCAGTGATGATGCTCGATGATCTGTTGCAGCTTAAAATGATTGGAATCAAAAAGGTGCAGGGTGGTGCCCTAGAG gagtCCCAGCTAGTAGCTGGCGTCGCGTTCAAGAAGACTTTCTCTTACGCTGGGTTTGAAATGCAACCCAAAAAGTACAATAATCCAATGATTGCCCTTTTAAATGTTGAGCTTGAGCTGAAAGCTGAGAAAGATAATGCTGAAATCAGAGTCCACACAGTTGAG GATTATCAGGCAATTGTTGATGCTGAGTGGAACATTCTCTATGACAAGTTAGAGAGGATCCATCACTCCGGAGCCAAAGTCGTCTTGTCCAAACTCCCCATCGGGGATGTGGCCACCCAGTACTTTGCCGACAGGGACATGTTCTGTGCTGGCCGAGTGCCAGAGGAGGATCTGAAGAGGACAATGATG GCCTGTGGAGGCTCCATCCAGACCAGTGTGAATGCTCTGTCAGCAGATGTGCTGGGCCGCTGCCAGGTCTTTGAAGAGACCCAGATTGGGGGCGAGAG GTATAATTTCTTCACTGGCTGCCCCAAGGCCAAGACTTGTACTATCATCCTCCGTGGTGGTGCTGAGCAGTTCATGGAGGAGACGGAGCGGTCCCTGCACGACGCCATCATGATTGTCAGGAGGGCCATCAAG AACGATTCAGTGGTGGCTGGTGGCGGGGCCATTGAGATGGAGCTCTCCAAGTACCTGCGGGATTACTCAAGGACCGTTCCAGGAAAACAGCAGCTGTTAATTGGGGCATATGCCAAGGCCTTGGAAATTATCCCACGCCAGCTGTGTGACAATGCTGGCTTTGATGCCACGAACATCCTCAACAAGCTGCGAGCTCGGCATGCTCAG GGGGGCATGTGGTATGGAGTGGACATCAACAACGAGGACATTGCTGACAACTTTGAGGCCTTCGTGTGGGAGCCAGCTATGGTGCGCATCAATGCCCTGACCGCAGCCTCTGAGGCTGCCTGCCTTATCGTGTCGGTAGatgaaaccatcaaaaacccTCGCTCAACGGTGGACGCTCCCCCAGCtgcgggccggggccggggccggggccgcccCCACTGA